TTTTGGTAATATTTTGTGTGAcaaccaacttttttttctcctttgatATTTTCTAGAGACATCTCATTTGTAAatctttttctaaaatgtgttCTCCGCCATGACATTTGATATTGGGTTTTTTGCCAGGTTAGCCTCAAAGGCTCCAGTTTGTGGATATTTCTAAAACTGGTTTGTATAAATGTGTtatgtcagtaaaaaaaaaaaaaaaagacaacttcaagcagaaaaaaatgctttgcctGCATAACACGTGAATAAAGTGATTTTAAACAGCTTTACCTCTCTGATTGACAACATATTGGTTTGTGTTACGCTTGAGCGAGTGTTTCCCAGCCTTTGCACCCAATTCACATTAGAAAAATCACCTGGCAAACCAAGATGTTACAAAAAGGTATGAATACTGGAGTAATGATACATATAATGTATTTCGAAACAAATCCATGAATTTACTGGGTCTTTAATGCATGTTCGGACATGAAGTCAAAATGAATAATTTCCTGCTGCACCCCTATTTGAGCTCTCATGACACACTAGGGTGCCACGGCACCCTGGTTGGTAATCCCTCAAACTAGCGAATTACAAGtacacaaaaacatgacaattCAGAACAGAAGTCAGTCTTCATTAGAGCTATATTATTACACTAGGATAACAATTAAGagacagtggtacctcgacatACGTGTGacctgacttatgagtttttcaagatacgagccttTGCCCggacgatttttttgctttgactctcaagtaaaatttgagatacaagcactcTGTAgtggcagcgaacttcacaacgagcagcagtttgtcagctagtgaacaataaaaaaaaaaaaaaaaaagatcaagcgCTTACTTCAAGCTGCTTATTGCCACTCCTAGTTAAACTTTGTCAAACTGAATATAAAACAGAATTATTTGcttcgtatttaaaaaaacaaactttgccTTAGCTAAGTCtactaacttaatgctaacacacaaagcaaaacaccatagatgcgCTATTGAAACTAGCATTTTGTCACATCAGTAAACAATCTGTATTACCCCCCCACCTGTCCCCCTCGGTGGCCaaaacacaccaaaaggagCCACACAATTAATTAACCATAATgtacaatttgttttattattaccattatttgtaattatgttattactgcatgtttttataaagtacaacattgatatttttttttttatttttgttggtgttttgtgGGCAGCTGGAATGgataaatggcattttaagTAATTTCAATTGGAAAAGATCTgcgatatgagtgttttgagttacaagtgtggtcacgAAATTAAAGACGTTATGTCAAAGGCACCAATGTACACAGTGGTAAAGTTTTTTGTATTAGTTACAAATAAGTCCTAGTTTGTTCTGGAGAGGGAAAAAACTaaggaaaacaaaccaaaaatgcaaggtaaaaaaaaaaatgtacagtactaatactgttacagtgttttttttttatactatgACAATAGTGTGAATCTAGTGAGATAAAAAGACTGTTCTAACatataaacatttattaaaagagTTCTAAAGTACTGTGCAGTGTATCAATCTGTAGGAGGACTTGGAGCTTCTCCCTGGTCTTTactgtagctccttctgaaTTCTGccatggagacaaaaaaaagcccaaGTTCACCTACTTGGCAAGATGAAGTGATcttcattgttaaattaatacaattaaattaatcAGCAAACTGCACCAAtgtgaatcatttcaaaacaacagGATGCTGCGGGTGAATGGAGTTGCTAGCGTACCTCTCCAGATACTCATGGACGTTGTCATGGCCATTGTAGCGGGCCAGCCCGACCAAAATGCCAGTAGCACAGCGACCCTCTTTCTTTCGACACAGGCTGCAGTTACACATTCCTCTGCAGATAGGACACGACCATGTCTGCAGAGAAGAGGGTTTTTTTATTActtaattttttgtctttttgtaataGAAACCCTGCTAATAGGatgaattgtaaaatataacCTTTCAATTTATTTACTGTGCCTCTGATGGAGAAAATATGGTATTAAAATGTGGCCAAATACTGTTGACAGCCTTAATTTTGTCTGACAAAACATAAATGATGAGCCATTAAAAGTAATACTACAAGTCTTAAATTCAAAGAATACTTGTTTAGCAGTTTCCCAACCttgattgagccaaggcacgtaTGTCGCATCTcacggcacacaaacaaacgtcACAAAAAAGTACTGAATATACATTTTCACAGGCACaatggttggaaatcactaATCTATAGCATcaattaacaacaaaaaaacaaaaaagtgtgtgttttggtACTGACCGGGTCGAGTAATACAGTGCACACATCCTCGCCATAGCGGTTCTTCAGGCACGGCCCACAGAACTGGCCTTTGCCCGCTGAACAAAACCCACTGCGGCACACCGTCTTCGTATCCAGGGTTTTCTGTCTGCACTGGTGGCACGAGCTTCCCTGAGGGAACAACACAAACATTACATTGCAGAGGCggcaaaaaagaaatgaatagtAAGTACTTCTATCTGTTCAAATGAAGGTAGTAAAGGTAATccgaaaaataaacaaaaacaaagtacagatccACATCAGTagagtaacaaagtatttgtactttgttacgtCATATCACTGTTACACAGTGAAGAACTACACGTTGAGTAAATCTCCATGTACAGCACTGCCTGTACAAAAACCAGCAAAGTGTGCTGGTGACTCACATTGTCCTTGTCCCAGATCTTGTCTTTGCTGCGGAACGCTACGTTGTCCAAGTCTTCTTCGGTGATGTCATCAACCGACTTGAACTCGTATTGACTGCGTCTGTggctcctgctcctcctcttcttcttcttcttcagcctGTTGCCAGCACTTTCTTCATCCACCTGCCAACCACGAGACAGAGTTGAATATTTAGATGTTTTAcacaagtttaaaacaaaatgttaaatatattgatCCCCcactatatcacggttcatCATTCACCTCCTCCGCTTTATCACcgatttttaagcaatcattactattatttttacaCTATACAGACAAGTCCAAATGTGGAGTAGAGCACCATCAGTATAGACCCACATTATGCTGCAGCATGTCAGCAgcactggaagagatgcagagGAAtcaagagcaagaagaagaggcagagaaggtccccagtTAGTCTACAATACTAGTCATTGCAcagagaatatactgtatgcctgtgagtactgttgcatgccctgtttgtatgtgttgctacaCTGTGTGCCGAAGAAGTATGAAGGTTTATCGTTTCTGTAACCCTTATGCCAATTTTCATTAGTGGTGGCGTTTTTCAAGCATGTGCGAggggtaaaacaaaaacatgtttttttatatactgtagtctCTGTAGTGCGGCTTTTCACCTACAGCGGGTGGGTCCCGAATGTATTCCCAGTGATAAGCAGGGGTTCACTTTATTACGCAAGAATATTCATTCATCATGTTATTCATTATAAAAGCAttcacttaattttttaaaatgtacttgttACTTAAAGATTAACACAGGCTCTAACAAGAAGGTGCACCATTGTTTTCTATTAGAGCttctttatcagaatcagaatcatttttatttgccaattatgtccaaaacacacgaggaatttgtctccggtagttggagccgctctagtacgacaacagacagtcaatttacagaacactttggagacataaagacattgacaaaaaatgtcatggcTGTCTTTTGCCATCGTACCTCCACCAGTCTCCTGAGGTCTATCGCCTTGGGGCCGCTGCGGGGCAATGGCTCGCACACTTGGTCCACGGCAAAGTTCTCAGGAGGGCGGGCTTTACGGGACGGGTTCCTCCTTTCAGAGCCACTGTTCTGTTCCAATTTGCGTTTGCGCAGCGTTGTTTTCATCGGAGAGCGCTTCTTCTTCTacgtacatgtaaacaaaacaagagctggtctaagaaagcagagttgtgatgtttgtttatgtatcacaaaaaataaaattggaggGCTTAGGTGAGTGGCAGCGCTCACTTGAGGGGTGTTGGGCAAAGTCAGGTCAGCCATAGTGCTGAGATCAGCAAACAGCTTAGCCAGCTGGAAGACAACAACCAAGAAGAAAAGTGCATGCGTGTCAACCTTTACATTGTATTGGTTAATATTACAGCGTCATATTGTTGGTCACTGGATTGACATTGTATGCTACTTTAATTACCATGGCCTTGTTCTCCTGGATGTTTTTGTCCCGCTTCCTCAGACTTTGGCACATGGCCTCGTCTTCTCCCTGCTCCTCCTCCGTCTTCTCTGCTCTTTGTTTATCCTCCTGCTTCTTCACCCTCTGCGCCACGGTTTCTTTAACCGGCTTCCTGAGGCTTTTTGCTTGTGGCTCCCGTTTGGGGGTGGGCGACTGTTTGACAGGAAATCTGAGAAGGCAAATTGATATGAGAGCGTTAAACCACTGAACAGATGACATGACTGTCAAGAAAAATATGAGTTAACAGCTGTAGAACACACAGGTTACCAATAAGCAACTACACTTGTGCGAAAGCAGGACTCTTCAAATGATAAATTACgagaaaaggtttaaaaaaatatatatttttaaccgTATTACCACTCCTACACATTAAATATTCCAATT
This window of the Phyllopteryx taeniolatus isolate TA_2022b chromosome 21, UOR_Ptae_1.2, whole genome shotgun sequence genome carries:
- the cdca7b gene encoding cell division cycle-associated 7-like protein, with protein sequence MALESKTLRFKSKFITAELARLFSQSDSEEDFEGFGEEDERADRRRFNMRFNTKMLDSEDGSDLDTGFYSDGEETPAPKRKSLLVALRFPVKQSPTPKREPQAKSLRKPVKETVAQRVKKQEDKQRAEKTEEEQGEDEAMCQSLRKRDKNIQENKAMLAKLFADLSTMADLTLPNTPQKKKRSPMKTTLRKRKLEQNSGSERRNPSRKARPPENFAVDQVCEPLPRSGPKAIDLRRLVEVDEESAGNRLKKKKKRRSRSHRRSQYEFKSVDDITEEDLDNVAFRSKDKIWDKDNGSSCHQCRQKTLDTKTVCRSGFCSAGKGQFCGPCLKNRYGEDVCTVLLDPTWSCPICRGMCNCSLCRKKEGRCATGILVGLARYNGHDNVHEYLERIQKELQ